A part of Methanohalobium evestigatum Z-7303 genomic DNA contains:
- a CDS encoding archease, translating into MSYHGTEKFEFLEHTADAQFRAYGNTLEEAFENAALAMFNVMVDTDNVSNNISESINIESPDLDILLVDWLSELLYLSDVNQSVYSTFNVDPIKEKDDGYFLSAQIYGETLNLDKHEIDTEVKAVTYNQLEVKNLPDGWMLQVVVDI; encoded by the coding sequence ATGTCTTATCATGGAACGGAAAAATTCGAGTTCTTGGAACATACAGCTGATGCACAATTCAGAGCATACGGAAACACGCTTGAAGAAGCTTTTGAAAACGCAGCACTTGCAATGTTTAATGTCATGGTCGATACAGATAATGTTTCCAACAATATATCAGAATCAATTAATATCGAATCACCAGATTTAGATATACTACTTGTGGATTGGCTGTCTGAACTGTTATATCTGTCTGATGTCAACCAGTCAGTTTATTCAACATTTAATGTAGATCCTATCAAAGAAAAAGATGATGGATATTTTTTATCAGCCCAGATTTATGGAGAAACTCTGAATTTGGACAAACATGAAATTGATACAGAAGTTAAGGCTGTTACCTACAACCAACTGGAAGTCAAAAACCTCCCAGATGGATGGATGTTACAGGTGGTTGTCGATATTTAA
- a CDS encoding RtcB family protein, with protein MKGEDIKDNKVYQILEKIDDNTWDVPVTYKSTMNVPGRIFVSIELMKDLEKETLDQMANVASLPGIQKYSMAMPDAHLGYGFPIGGVAAFDKDEGVISPGGVGFDINCGVRLLRTNLKIEDIRPHMNRLVNNLFNKIPSGLGSKSGLKVSDAELDDVFRHGAQWAVDNGYGVKADVEHCEGNGLIKGADPSQVSKEARKRGRPQLGTLGSGNHFLEVQYVDKIYDDVIASDFGLEEGQVTVSIHCGSRGAGHQICSDHLRELTQAVKKYGIQLPDKQLACAPANSREAQNYFKAMACAANYAWANRQVINHWTREVFENIFGKDIDMNLVYDVAHNVAKLEEHTINGEKKQVYVHRKGATRAFPPEHPELSDDYQQSGQPVLIPGSMGTHSFVLHGTKDSMDISFGSACHGSGRLMSRKHAKKELSGEEIQKELASKGITVKVANPRMISEEAPEAYKSSSEVVDVVHDVGIARKVARLSPVGVIKG; from the coding sequence ATGAAAGGTGAAGATATTAAAGATAATAAAGTTTACCAGATACTTGAAAAAATCGATGACAATACATGGGATGTACCGGTTACCTATAAATCAACAATGAACGTGCCAGGACGTATTTTTGTCTCCATTGAATTGATGAAAGATTTAGAGAAAGAAACACTTGACCAAATGGCAAATGTTGCATCTCTGCCGGGTATTCAGAAATATTCAATGGCAATGCCTGATGCTCATCTGGGTTATGGATTCCCCATCGGTGGAGTCGCTGCTTTTGACAAAGATGAAGGAGTTATTAGCCCCGGAGGGGTTGGTTTTGATATTAACTGCGGTGTAAGACTTCTTCGCACCAATTTGAAGATAGAGGATATCCGACCTCATATGAACCGACTTGTCAACAATCTTTTCAATAAAATCCCCTCAGGTCTGGGTTCAAAGAGTGGTTTAAAAGTATCAGATGCTGAATTGGATGATGTATTTAGACATGGGGCTCAATGGGCGGTTGATAATGGATATGGAGTAAAAGCCGATGTTGAACATTGTGAAGGTAATGGTCTGATTAAAGGAGCTGACCCTTCACAGGTAAGCAAAGAAGCTCGCAAACGTGGAAGACCCCAACTTGGAACTCTGGGAAGTGGAAACCATTTTCTTGAAGTTCAATATGTAGACAAAATTTATGATGATGTCATAGCCTCTGATTTTGGTCTTGAAGAAGGACAGGTAACAGTTTCAATACACTGCGGATCAAGAGGTGCAGGTCATCAGATATGTTCAGACCATCTTCGGGAACTAACACAGGCTGTCAAAAAATATGGCATTCAATTACCGGACAAACAACTGGCATGTGCTCCTGCAAATTCAAGAGAGGCACAGAATTATTTCAAAGCAATGGCATGTGCTGCCAATTATGCATGGGCGAACAGACAGGTAATCAATCACTGGACAAGGGAAGTTTTTGAAAACATATTCGGCAAAGATATTGATATGAACCTTGTCTATGATGTGGCACATAACGTAGCCAAACTCGAAGAACACACAATCAATGGAGAAAAGAAACAGGTTTATGTACACCGTAAAGGAGCTACAAGAGCATTTCCACCAGAACATCCCGAACTATCAGATGACTACCAACAATCCGGTCAGCCAGTATTGATACCGGGTAGTATGGGTACTCACTCGTTTGTACTCCATGGGACTAAGGATTCAATGGATATATCTTTTGGAAGTGCATGCCACGGTTCAGGACGTCTTATGAGCCGAAAACATGCCAAAAAAGAGTTATCAGGTGAAGAGATTCAAAAAGAACTTGCATCAAAAGGCATAACAGTTAAAGTGGCAAACCCAAGAATGATTTCTGAAGAAGCTCCTGAAGCATACAAATCCAGCAGTGAAGTAGTGGATGTTGTTCATGATGTAGGCATAGCCAGAAAAGTAGCAAGACTAAGTCCTGTTGGAGTGATAAAAGGTTAA
- a CDS encoding PUA domain-containing protein, which yields MADYQFCKGCGEKLFPEDVSFLLSRTGRIRQILYNNERIATVRASDGVLTLSIKGADTVHKYLSKPNQRVTMCEEAVPFVSAGKTAFSKHVIDIDPELRAGEEVLVVDESDNLLATGQLILSPEEIHSIERGSAVDIRTGVQQQ from the coding sequence ATGGCAGATTATCAGTTCTGTAAAGGCTGTGGAGAAAAACTGTTTCCTGAAGATGTCTCTTTTTTATTGTCCAGAACCGGACGTATTAGACAAATTCTGTACAACAACGAAAGGATAGCAACTGTTAGAGCCAGCGATGGTGTGCTGACGTTGAGTATCAAAGGAGCAGATACAGTTCATAAATACCTATCAAAACCCAATCAACGAGTAACAATGTGTGAAGAAGCGGTTCCTTTTGTTTCTGCTGGAAAAACGGCTTTTTCAAAACACGTTATAGATATCGACCCCGAACTCCGTGCAGGTGAAGAAGTACTTGTTGTGGATGAATCCGATAATCTCCTGGCTACTGGACAGCTTATATTGTCACCCGAAGAAATCCATTCGATAGAAAGAGGAAGTGCAGTTGATATAAGGACAGGTGTTCAACAACAATAA
- a CDS encoding polymer-forming cytoskeletal protein — protein sequence MKNLVIPDNTKMEEHNIVVDGGVIVGSHSNINYGIIANSAILGESVQVSGDLTTTSEVRIDTLSKIGGSVKTDSNAYIGELVSINGKLIVNGDLDVGNNVKINDGFVAKGWIMVRNPIPVMVYLFLYISELLRLGKDEEVEKALEELFEDEELEESMEPGAMVVPNSSRISMDSIHVPAHASIGNNCRLIGNIRSSSFDMGDDTTLYGSIRTHNDITIGKNNNIHGNIVSKKNVTIDKETHILGEVSANTIFIHENARVDGLMRAPGGLSFKREDEIENTKDDEDTDKKELIKLDI from the coding sequence TTGAAAAACTTAGTAATTCCTGATAATACAAAAATGGAAGAACATAACATAGTTGTAGATGGTGGAGTCATTGTTGGGAGCCATTCCAATATCAATTATGGAATCATAGCAAATTCTGCAATACTGGGTGAGAGTGTACAGGTATCAGGTGATTTGACCACTACATCAGAAGTCAGAATCGATACATTATCAAAAATTGGCGGAAGCGTTAAAACTGACTCTAATGCCTATATTGGCGAACTTGTTTCCATAAATGGTAAACTGATAGTCAATGGAGACCTTGATGTTGGAAACAATGTTAAAATCAATGACGGGTTTGTTGCAAAAGGATGGATAATGGTTAGAAACCCTATACCTGTAATGGTGTATCTTTTTTTATATATCAGTGAACTCCTAAGATTGGGCAAAGATGAGGAAGTTGAAAAAGCTCTTGAAGAACTTTTTGAAGATGAGGAGCTTGAAGAATCAATGGAACCCGGTGCAATGGTAGTACCAAACAGTTCAAGGATTTCAATGGATTCTATACATGTTCCGGCACATGCTTCTATAGGTAACAACTGCCGGTTAATCGGAAATATCCGCTCATCATCGTTTGATATGGGTGATGATACAACACTTTATGGAAGTATTCGAACCCACAATGATATAACCATAGGTAAAAACAATAACATCCACGGTAATATCGTATCCAAAAAGAACGTGACTATAGATAAAGAAACCCATATACTTGGTGAAGTCAGTGCCAACACCATTTTCATACATGAGAATGCACGTGTTGATGGTCTGATGAGAGCACCGGGCGGACTCTCTTTCAAACGTGAAGATGAAATTGAAAACACAAAGGATGATGAAGATACCGATAAAAAGGAGCTTATAAAGCTGGATATTTGA
- a CDS encoding winged helix-turn-helix domain-containing protein produces the protein MDRVELDRSSFKALASDSRIEIIKYLNEKSMRVTDLAEKMQLSKPTLIEHLKKLEESGLIDRENRGEKWVYYRLTDKSRNLMEPKSDIRVKILFATSVVAFISGFAQLYRFFVQPQPKDAGIMTEDTKEIPESAPDIPPQDVVSAIPWDAVILLGIAVVLTSITIWYFKTRNSPLD, from the coding sequence ATGGATCGAGTAGAACTGGACAGATCTTCATTCAAAGCACTTGCATCCGATTCCCGCATTGAAATAATCAAATATCTCAACGAAAAAAGTATGCGGGTAACCGACCTTGCTGAAAAAATGCAGTTGTCCAAACCCACCCTTATAGAACATCTGAAAAAACTTGAAGAATCAGGGCTGATTGATAGAGAAAACCGCGGAGAAAAATGGGTTTATTATCGCCTGACGGATAAAAGCCGTAATCTGATGGAGCCAAAATCCGACATAAGGGTCAAAATACTATTTGCAACATCAGTTGTAGCATTTATATCAGGATTTGCTCAATTGTACAGGTTTTTTGTCCAGCCCCAGCCAAAAGATGCTGGAATAATGACAGAAGATACCAAAGAAATTCCTGAAAGTGCACCTGATATTCCCCCGCAGGATGTTGTTTCAGCTATTCCATGGGATGCCGTCATTTTGCTCGGCATTGCTGTAGTATTGACAAGCATCACTATCTGGTACTTTAAAACAAGAAACTCTCCTCTGGATTAA
- a CDS encoding DUF4139 domain-containing protein, producing the protein MRYNLKKAILIIGIVALLAIAVSAQVNGVNGNSNENYLIYDSNQGGIVEKSISLELEQGVQWVELEDMENLDNVDPDSIKLEPENSDVLEVVDIKTDFRDNIKTNIGKEVEIELTSGKTVSGVLLRIEDNYPYGLMVLENDERISYINTNNVNQIKTTSDSDSKVMARIESSGSGSFDFQLRYRVNGITWDASYDLYMKDSDSSSRFSGDMIIKNPSNTNYDGNFNLISGQVMSSRYVGFAEERASISDGFERSVSAPQKVGRVYKYELGQLAIDAYSRQSTKYLDKNIDSKTEFMYTTSRHGRNENVRQFLTFANNEEPLPKGTVNVYQEKDGLQVMVGQSSIDRTPDGDEVEINLGSAFDLKGETEILEETRNAGNITRTGEINITNFGNNPKTVTVRYMWEFGELLDSSVEPVETNADFVEWDIRVGVNSDKTIEFEVAEDIRNNNVRAYSDTAEKEISPR; encoded by the coding sequence ATGAGATATAACTTAAAAAAAGCTATTCTTATAATTGGAATAGTCGCATTACTTGCGATTGCAGTATCTGCTCAGGTTAATGGAGTGAACGGAAATTCAAATGAAAACTATCTGATTTATGATTCAAATCAGGGAGGAATTGTAGAAAAAAGCATTAGTCTTGAACTTGAACAAGGGGTACAGTGGGTTGAACTTGAAGACATGGAAAATTTAGATAATGTTGATCCAGATTCTATAAAACTTGAACCTGAAAATTCGGATGTATTAGAGGTTGTTGATATAAAAACGGATTTTAGAGATAATATAAAAACAAACATTGGTAAAGAAGTAGAAATAGAACTTACATCCGGTAAAACAGTATCAGGTGTGCTTTTAAGAATTGAAGACAATTATCCTTATGGTCTTATGGTTCTTGAGAATGATGAGAGAATATCCTACATTAATACAAACAATGTCAACCAGATAAAAACAACCAGTGATTCGGATTCAAAAGTCATGGCAAGAATTGAATCTTCAGGTAGTGGTTCCTTTGATTTCCAGCTTAGATACCGGGTAAACGGTATTACATGGGATGCATCATATGATCTGTACATGAAAGATTCGGATAGTTCCAGCAGGTTCAGTGGAGATATGATAATCAAAAACCCCAGTAATACAAACTATGATGGAAACTTCAATTTAATATCAGGACAGGTAATGAGTAGTAGATATGTAGGTTTTGCTGAGGAACGAGCATCTATAAGCGATGGTTTTGAGAGGTCTGTTTCAGCACCTCAAAAAGTAGGGAGAGTTTATAAATATGAACTCGGACAGCTTGCAATTGATGCATATTCACGGCAATCCACCAAATATCTGGACAAAAATATAGACTCAAAAACCGAATTCATGTACACTACCTCAAGACATGGTAGAAATGAAAATGTCCGGCAGTTTTTAACCTTTGCAAACAATGAAGAACCACTGCCTAAGGGGACTGTTAATGTTTATCAGGAAAAAGATGGTTTACAGGTAATGGTTGGTCAAAGTTCAATTGACAGAACACCTGATGGTGATGAAGTTGAAATCAATCTTGGTAGTGCCTTTGATTTAAAAGGTGAAACAGAAATTCTTGAAGAAACAAGGAATGCAGGCAACATAACAAGAACCGGTGAAATAAATATAACTAACTTTGGCAATAACCCCAAAACTGTTACGGTTCGTTACATGTGGGAATTCGGTGAATTGTTGGATTCCAGTGTAGAACCTGTTGAAACAAACGCTGATTTTGTTGAATGGGATATCAGAGTGGGTGTAAACAGTGACAAAACTATAGAATTCGAGGTCGCTGAAGATATAAGGAATAATAATGTCAGAGCTTATTCTGACACTGCTGAAAAGGAAATATCACCAAGATAA
- a CDS encoding RNA-guided endonuclease InsQ/TnpB family protein, translating to MYLTQKNHLRADKQTYETLKRLTKLSKNLYNFTLYTIRQYFFNHGKYLDKDTAYHTVKENENYRMMPSQVAQNTVETVDDSMKSFFKLLDKKRKGEYEKPVSLPKYLDKDSNFICTFKKDQLKVIDDKIRLSLGLDYYRTYGIKYLYFKIPDNIIGQYINQVRIVPKYKGRWFEIEFVYHEDGEIAELDYNSHLSIDLGVDNFATCVTTSGTAFILDGRSIKSYNRWWNKEKSRLQSVYDKQNIDNGIKMDRFSNNRFWKINDFMNQCVNHIVKHCLENKIGNVVIGELKEIKQEQNIGKQNTQNFQTIPFARFKYKLASKCEYHGIKYHEVDEAYTSKVDALALEPIKKNKKYLGRRSKRGIFQSSTGRLINADINGALNILRKVIGDSLTGIIDSGDVNSPERIRLSR from the coding sequence ATGTATCTAACCCAGAAGAACCATCTCCGTGCTGATAAGCAGACGTATGAAACTTTGAAGAGGTTGACCAAACTATCCAAGAACCTGTACAATTTCACGTTGTACACGATTAGACAGTACTTTTTCAATCATGGCAAATATCTCGATAAAGATACTGCTTATCATACGGTCAAAGAAAACGAGAATTACAGAATGATGCCATCACAGGTTGCCCAGAATACTGTGGAAACTGTGGATGACAGTATGAAATCGTTCTTCAAACTTCTGGATAAGAAGAGAAAAGGAGAATATGAGAAACCAGTTTCACTTCCAAAGTATCTGGATAAAGATAGTAACTTCATATGTACTTTCAAGAAAGATCAACTGAAGGTTATCGATGATAAGATAAGGTTATCGTTAGGTTTGGATTATTACAGAACTTATGGAATCAAATATCTATACTTCAAGATTCCTGACAACATAATAGGTCAATACATCAATCAGGTCAGGATCGTACCGAAATACAAGGGTAGATGGTTCGAGATAGAATTTGTATATCATGAAGATGGGGAGATTGCTGAACTTGATTACAATAGCCATCTATCGATAGATCTTGGAGTGGACAACTTTGCAACCTGTGTAACGACCAGCGGGACTGCATTCATATTAGATGGCAGGAGTATCAAATCTTACAACCGCTGGTGGAACAAGGAGAAGAGCAGGTTACAGTCAGTCTACGACAAACAGAATATAGATAATGGAATCAAAATGGATAGATTCTCTAATAATAGATTCTGGAAGATAAATGATTTCATGAACCAGTGCGTTAATCATATCGTTAAACATTGTCTGGAGAATAAGATTGGTAATGTTGTGATTGGAGAACTCAAAGAAATCAAACAGGAACAAAATATCGGAAAGCAGAATACCCAGAACTTCCAGACAATACCATTTGCTAGGTTTAAATATAAATTAGCTTCTAAGTGTGAATATCATGGTATAAAGTATCACGAAGTAGATGAGGCTTATACCAGCAAGGTAGATGCACTGGCTTTAGAACCTATCAAAAAAAATAAGAAATATCTTGGTAGACGATCTAAGAGAGGTATCTTCCAGTCATCAACAGGTAGACTGATTAATGCCGATATCAATGGAGCATTGAACATTCTGAGAAAGGTAATCGGTGATTCTCTTACAGGGATAATCGATAGTGGGGATGTGAACTCCCCAGAGAGAATAAGACTTTCAAGGTAG
- a CDS encoding transposase has product MRGFKNKKSHKKQQISQIISDVGWDKLVQHVTYKAAERGKIVDKINPDNTTQVCSHCGTKKKEKLRLGDRIFYCSKCGLEIDRDLNAAVNILTKSSYYNPMHTVGLAGMNGCGDGTSTTGLGIGSQVPPMNQQTLNLLRG; this is encoded by the coding sequence ATTCGAGGATTTAAAAATAAAAAATCTCATAAAAAACAACAGATTAGCCAAATCATATCGGATGTAGGCTGGGATAAACTGGTTCAGCACGTAACCTATAAAGCTGCTGAGAGAGGTAAGATTGTAGACAAGATTAATCCCGACAATACTACACAGGTCTGTTCTCATTGCGGAACCAAGAAAAAAGAGAAACTGAGATTGGGAGATAGAATATTCTACTGCAGTAAATGTGGATTAGAAATCGACAGGGATCTTAACGCTGCAGTCAATATTCTGACAAAATCATCGTACTATAACCCAATGCATACCGTGGGGCTCGCGGGAATGAACGGCTGTGGAGATGGTACCTCTACGACCGGTCTCGGTATCGGTTCGCAAGTACCGCCGATGAATCAGCAAACGCTCAACCTATTAAGAGGTTGA
- a CDS encoding RNA-guided endonuclease InsQ/TnpB family protein, whose protein sequence is MRFKIHPTPEQEKKLDETLEYCRSIWNHLLSIRVDLYDRFDLSVSKSSLEKYLKNLDYPIHSSVRLDVFQRLCSAYDKFFDDIKNGRLKNTKPKKGMFVKRKDIPCGNNSSGFIKYDGILPKGHPKFKSKEDFSSFSYKQHGNGWKLEENKLYLSKITGKSKPIKIDIDRLPDGELKTCTLKKEGKQWFAYLTVELPENPVPSTPTNAVGIDLGLKSFIKTSNDDFVEPPKFLRNAEKRLVKEQRRLSRMEFRSNNYKKQKQKVNRIHRKVASARNHFSHCLSKLLVEKYDLIVFEDLKIKNLIKNNRLAKSYRM, encoded by the coding sequence CTGAGATTCAAGATACATCCTACTCCTGAACAGGAGAAGAAACTGGATGAAACTTTAGAGTACTGCAGGTCGATTTGGAACCATCTTCTGTCCATCAGAGTAGATTTATACGATAGGTTTGATCTGTCAGTATCTAAATCATCTCTGGAAAAATACCTGAAAAATCTGGACTATCCTATACATTCATCAGTAAGACTGGATGTATTCCAGAGATTATGTTCCGCTTATGACAAGTTTTTTGATGATATCAAGAACGGGAGACTGAAAAACACCAAACCTAAAAAAGGGATGTTCGTCAAGAGGAAAGACATACCATGTGGGAACAATTCATCCGGATTTATCAAATACGATGGAATTCTTCCGAAAGGTCACCCGAAGTTCAAGAGTAAAGAAGATTTCAGTAGTTTCAGCTACAAACAGCATGGAAACGGGTGGAAACTTGAAGAAAACAAGTTATACCTATCCAAAATAACCGGTAAATCAAAACCCATCAAAATTGATATTGACAGATTGCCAGATGGTGAACTGAAGACCTGTACCCTCAAGAAGGAAGGCAAACAATGGTTCGCATATCTGACAGTAGAATTGCCAGAAAACCCAGTTCCATCTACTCCTACAAACGCTGTTGGCATAGACTTAGGACTGAAATCTTTCATAAAAACTTCAAACGATGATTTTGTCGAACCACCGAAATTCCTCAGAAATGCTGAAAAAAGGCTTGTTAAAGAACAGCGAAGATTGTCGAGAATGGAATTCAGATCTAACAACTATAAAAAGCAGAAGCAAAAAGTGAACAGAATTCACAGGAAAGTCGCATCTGCTAGAAACCATTTCTCACATTGTCTCAGCAAACTTTTGGTGGAGAAATATGACCTGATTGTATTCGAGGATTTAAAAATAAAAAATCTCATAAAAAACAACAGATTAGCCAAATCATATCGGATGTAG
- a CDS encoding acetylornithine transaminase yields the protein MPGSETYESIVSRDEKYVMQNYTRQPIALKKGEGAVVYDVDDNQYIDCLAGIAVNNVGHCHPNVVNAIKKQSEQLIHVSNLYYTQIQTQLAEKLVELTEMDRIFFCNSGAEAIESAMKLARSVSKKTDFVAAEQSFHGRTIGSLSVTHKEKFRKPFAPLIEDVNFVPYNDSQAVADSITNNTAAVIVEPIQGEGGVNIPSNDYLKELRKICDDTGTLLIFDEVQTGFGRTGKWFCKQHSGVQPDIMAMAKAMGGGFPIGAIASKEGITFDKGEHASTFGGNPLACAASLGAIRAIEDDSLVQRSKELGDYFVERLKNISRDDVVEVRGRGLMIGMELKSDCKKILNYARENGVLLNCTSDSVLRIVPPLVITSEQIDKVVDVIEQA from the coding sequence TTGCCCGGGTCAGAAACGTATGAATCAATAGTCAGCAGGGACGAAAAATATGTGATGCAAAATTACACCCGCCAGCCAATAGCATTAAAAAAAGGTGAAGGCGCGGTTGTTTATGATGTGGACGACAATCAGTACATTGATTGTCTGGCAGGTATTGCAGTAAACAATGTAGGGCACTGCCATCCAAATGTTGTTAATGCGATAAAAAAACAGTCAGAACAATTAATCCATGTGTCCAACCTGTATTATACCCAGATACAGACACAGCTTGCTGAAAAACTGGTAGAACTTACAGAAATGGACCGCATATTCTTCTGTAATTCAGGGGCTGAAGCAATCGAATCAGCAATGAAACTTGCAAGATCCGTATCGAAAAAAACGGATTTTGTGGCGGCTGAACAATCGTTTCACGGACGAACCATAGGGTCGCTCAGTGTGACGCATAAAGAAAAATTCAGAAAACCATTTGCCCCTTTGATAGAGGATGTAAATTTTGTACCCTATAATGACTCACAGGCAGTTGCAGATTCGATAACTAATAACACCGCCGCAGTAATCGTAGAACCTATACAGGGCGAAGGTGGTGTGAATATACCTTCAAATGATTATCTCAAAGAATTACGAAAAATATGTGATGATACAGGTACACTTCTGATATTCGATGAAGTACAGACTGGTTTTGGAAGAACCGGTAAATGGTTCTGCAAACAGCATTCAGGTGTACAGCCAGATATAATGGCAATGGCTAAGGCTATGGGTGGCGGTTTTCCCATAGGTGCAATCGCATCAAAAGAGGGTATTACCTTTGATAAAGGCGAACATGCATCTACATTCGGAGGTAACCCCCTTGCCTGTGCAGCATCACTTGGAGCAATAAGAGCCATAGAAGATGATTCTTTGGTACAGCGTTCAAAAGAACTTGGAGACTATTTTGTAGAACGTCTTAAAAACATTTCACGTGATGATGTAGTGGAGGTACGTGGTAGAGGCCTTATGATAGGTATGGAACTAAAATCTGATTGTAAAAAAATTTTGAATTATGCACGTGAGAACGGTGTACTTTTAAACTGTACCTCAGATTCAGTATTGCGTATAGTCCCTCCTCTTGTTATAACCAGTGAGCAGATAGACAAGGTGGTGGACGTAATTGAGCAGGCGTAA
- the hisC gene encoding histidinol-phosphate transaminase, with amino-acid sequence MSRRNLIKDGIKNIPEYVPGKTIDEIALSYGLDPDTIIKLGSNENPLGPSPEAVDALDRYKHLYQLSVYPSADSGELVEALSGYTGYPESNIVASGPGMDGLIDNLMRLVISQGDEVIIPTPTFSYYEIAARANGAVPVFVKRDNEFQIDSESVLKAETPRTKMIFICSPNNPSGDLIDEKKLRRIAESTKGLVFVDEAYVEFADRNMANLVDDYDNLIIGRTFSKAFGLAGMRIGYGIMPKWLKSEYMRISTPFNLSGPSITAGIAALSDTKHLKQSVELARKGRKYLKDNIPFNVYNSQANFVLVDVAPQKAKDVCERLLEEGIIVRDCTSFRDAGDSLIRVTVGTKDQNKRVVEAFKNQYPG; translated from the coding sequence TTGAGCAGGCGTAACCTCATTAAAGACGGTATAAAAAATATACCAGAATATGTACCCGGTAAAACCATTGATGAGATTGCTCTCTCATATGGGCTTGACCCTGACACCATAATAAAACTGGGTTCTAATGAAAATCCACTTGGACCATCACCAGAGGCTGTGGATGCACTTGACAGATACAAGCATCTTTATCAATTAAGTGTTTATCCATCTGCAGATTCAGGAGAACTTGTAGAGGCACTTTCTGGTTACACTGGATATCCTGAATCAAATATCGTTGCATCCGGTCCCGGAATGGACGGGTTAATTGATAACCTGATGCGTCTTGTCATCTCACAGGGAGATGAAGTTATAATTCCCACACCTACCTTTTCCTATTATGAAATTGCAGCACGTGCAAACGGGGCAGTACCAGTATTTGTTAAAAGGGATAATGAATTCCAGATAGATTCAGAATCTGTGCTTAAAGCAGAAACCCCACGTACCAAGATGATATTTATTTGTTCACCAAATAACCCGTCCGGTGACCTTATAGATGAAAAAAAACTTCGCAGGATAGCCGAATCCACGAAAGGACTTGTTTTTGTGGATGAAGCATATGTTGAATTTGCAGACAGGAATATGGCAAACCTTGTCGATGACTATGATAACCTCATAATAGGCAGGACTTTTTCAAAGGCATTTGGTCTGGCTGGTATGAGAATCGGGTACGGTATTATGCCAAAGTGGCTGAAATCCGAATACATGAGGATCTCGACACCTTTTAACTTAAGTGGTCCATCAATAACAGCAGGCATTGCTGCTCTATCAGATACCAAACATCTGAAACAAAGTGTTGAACTGGCAAGGAAAGGACGGAAATATCTTAAAGATAATATACCATTTAATGTATATAATTCTCAGGCTAATTTTGTTCTTGTGGACGTTGCTCCCCAAAAAGCTAAGGATGTATGTGAGCGGCTTCTTGAAGAAGGTATCATTGTCCGGGACTGCACATCATTCAGGGATGCAGGTGATTCATTGATTCGTGTAACAGTAGGAACAAAAGACCAGAATAAACGAGTTGTAGAAGCCTTTAAAAATCAATATCCGGGTTGA